From one Plasmodium chabaudi chabaudi strain AS genome assembly, chromosome: 4 genomic stretch:
- a CDS encoding DNA-(apurinic or apyrimidinic site) lyase, putative codes for MNIKELRILFYFNKKYSCLSKIKLKEFHINSWDKYKRELKTMENLQNAKKRQNTYCDGVENFDINKKTRLILLNNETKLNRSVTTTNIGEINTKESLLKTFKTCTNFNSGFENDKPEKLQTHQGDIGITKIVGEEYGLKTECEIKTEIQDGKTEHAEKSGTALIKEEQGLESAEKICDGVLNDAKKNELPEQVRQNVNVIVTWNMNSITVRYKNKDKWKKFIKFVNEINADVLCFQEVRLPALNIPKNEEVKVEDNKTYGRKKTEKIIDEERDRGSVKNTDQKSLLDYNIVEDILKKDFKEYNAYFSLANIKYSGQLVLVKKTIEVKSVRYNLSFDTNPNIHNDEGRIILLEFSNFYLLSTYSPNNGFDAPKFERRRLFDDSMKEFVLFMKKENKNLIWTGDLNIAPEDIDLSHPIEFRKMKKGNVPKEYIGQPGCTDAERKNFKTILKNGDLVDSYRYFENYKIKNDPTYKKKTNINDNIYTWRCPFLIGKSCNRAMRIDHFIVSKSLLDKIENVEIHGYSVSHTNFYGSDHCPVILNMKK; via the coding sequence atgaatataaaagaattgcgtatattattttattttaataaaaaatatagttgtttgtcgaaaataaaattaaaagaatttCACATTAACTCTTgggataaatataaaagggaattaaaaacaatggaaaatttacaaaatgcaaaaaaacgACAAAATACTTATTGTGATGGAgttgaaaattttgatataaataaaaaaactcgattaattttgttaaataatGAGACAAAGTTAAATAGGAGTGTCACAACTACTAACATCGGAGAAATTAACACTAAGGAAAGCCTTTTAAAAACTTTTAAAACGTGCACTAATTTTAATTCAGGCTTTGAAAATGACAAACCAGAGAAATTGCAAACTCACCAAGGGGACATAGGTATTACTAAAATTGTAGGCGAAGAATATGGACTAAAGACGGAGTGCGAAATAAAGACTGAAATCCAAGATGGCAAGACCGAACATGCTGAGAAAAGTGGAACTGCCCTTATAAAAGAAGAGCAGGGATTGGAAAGTGCCGAAAAAATATGCGATGGCGTTTTAAATGAtgccaaaaaaaatgaattaccTGAACAAGTCAGGCAAAATGTGAATGTAATAGTAACATGGAATATGAATAGCATAACAGTGAGATATAAGAATAAAGACAAATGGAAAaagtttataaaatttgtgaACGAAATAAATGCAGATGTTTTATGTTTTCAAGAGGTTCGATTACCTGCTTTAAATATTCCAAAAAACGAAGAAGTAAAAGTAgaagataataaaacatatggtagaaaaaaaactgaaaaaattattgatGAAGAAAGAGATAGAGGATCtgtaaaaaatacagaTCAAAAAAGTTTGTTAgattataatattgttgaagatatattaaaaaaagattttaaagaatataatgcatattttagtttagcaaatataaaatatagtgGACAATTAGTGCTagttaaaaaaactatAGAAGTAAAATCAGTTCGATATAATCTTTCCTTTGATACAAATcctaatatacataatgaTGAAGGTCGAATAATATTACTTGAATTTTCgaacttttatttattatctaCATACTCACCAAATAATGGATTTGATGCACCAAAATTTGAAAGACGAAGATTATTTGATGATAGCATGAAagaatttgttttatttatgaagaaagaaaataaaaatttaatatggACAGGAGATTTAAATATTGCACCTGAAGATATAGATTTATCACATCCTATagaatttagaaaaatgaaaaaaggaaatgtTCCTAAGGAGTATATTGGACAACCTGGTTGTACCGATGCAGAAcgaaaaaattttaaaactattttaaaaaatggtgATTTGGTAGATTCCTATcgatattttgaaaattataaaataaaaaatgatccgacatataaaaaaaaaacaaatatcaatgataatatttatacatggAGATGTCCATTTCTTATTGGCAAATCATGTAATAGAGCAATGAGGATAGATCATTTCATTGTTTCTAAGAGCTTACttgataaaattgaaaatgtaGAGATACATGGATATAGTGTTTCTCACACGAACTTTTATGGATCGGATCATTGCCCCGTTATTCTAAACATGAAGAAGTAA
- a CDS encoding glutaredoxin 1, putative gives MGSASEAIKKFVQKIIDENKIAVFSKTECPYCIKAISILKGYNPNVYVEQIEKNPNMADIQSYLKELTGKSSVPRIFINKESVGGCDDLVKENDAGKLQERLKSIGMLS, from the exons atgggatCCGCATCCGAagctattaaaaaatttgtacAAAAAATCAtcgatgaaaataaaattgctgtattttcaaaaac cgAATGCCCATATTGCATTAAAGCAATATCCATATTAAAAGGATATAATCCTAATGTG TATGTAGAGCAAATTGAGAAAAACCCCAATATGGCGGACATCCAATCATATTTAAAGGAATTAACTG GAAAAAGTTCTGTACcaagaatatttataaacaagGAATCTGTCGGAGGATGTGATGACttg GTCAAGGAAAACGACGCCGGAAAACTTCAAGAGAGACTAAAGAGCATCGGAATGCTTAGCTAA
- a CDS encoding activator of Hsp90 ATPase, putative, whose amino-acid sequence MAGSIWNKNSWHWEEKNYNKWGESYIKSKLIHLKIEDEDLSIYFDTINITGNASVSIRKGKQISSFEFVIKFKWNCLRKKENINSFGGDVEILDFSNCSLEDNDYEINVEANESNADMKKAYAILRKEGKEKIKNTLKDFQIELLKHDTNESSKELKIKETEEEKLKDIKINYNDNVKIQQDINNDNNVNKIQNDEKKEGSVWNINNYHWEEKCLTKWAKEELEKTLNSSTIELNNNIYMQFFNAEIEGEASSSLRKKKKIIIYDLKIGAEWKASKKNKNNEIEMEAKGYICVNEIISDFSADDENKYKYTYIFDNKTPEYSTINDVVKSDTPQKINEIIDAFVEKMKQK is encoded by the exons atgGCAGGATCTATATGGAATAAAAACAGCTGGCATTg ggaagaaaaaaattacaacaAATGGGGAGAGTCTTATATAAAGTCGAAgttaattcatttaaaaattgagGATGAGGACTTGTCTATATACTTTGACACAATCAACATAACAGGAAAt GCTTCTGTATCAATTCGAAAAGGAAAACAGATTAGCTCTTTCGAATTTgtcattaaatttaaatggaattgtttaagaaaaaaagaaaatattaattccTTTGGTGGGGATGTGGAAATATTAGACTTTTCAAATTGCTCATTGGAG GACAACGATTACGAAATAAATGTGGAAGCAAATGAAAGCAATGCAGACATGAAAAAAGCATATGCAATATTAAGAAAAGAagggaaagaaaaaatcaaaaacaCCCTGAAGGATTTCCAAATCGAACTTTTAAAGCATGACACAAACGAat CCAGCAAAGAACTAAAAATTAAGGAGACTGAAGAAGAAAAGCTTAAAGACatcaaaattaattataatgataatgtaaaaatacaacaagatataaacaatgataataatgtaaataaaattcaaaatgatgaaaaaaaagaaggaTCTGTATggaatattaataattatcattGGGAAGAAAAATGCTTAACGAAATGGGCAAAGGaagaattagaaaaaacTTTAAATAGTTCTACAattgaattaaataataatatttatatgcaattttttaatgcaGAAATTGAAGGAGAAGCTTCATCAAGTttaagaaagaaaaaaaaaattattatttatgatttaaaaattggTGCTGAATGGAAAGcttccaaaaaaaataaaaataatgaaattgaAATGGAAGCTAAaggatatatatgtgttaaCGAAATTATTTCAGATTTTTCTGCTGATGatgaaaacaaatataaatatacttatatttttgataacaAAACACCTGAATATTCTACTATTAACGATGTAGTAAAATCAGACACAcctcaaaaaataaacgaaATAATCGATGCATTtgttgaaaaaatgaaacaaaaatag
- a CDS encoding P-loop containing nucleoside triphosphate hydrolase, putative → MKIFINNINTYSGSCLCKTLDNIQNEKCEIYGTLISQNESNEEDMCMYNYDNVKKIVSKTNKDRLLKYIVMSNLCIFDMHNTCIDEIEYIIRKLRNEEIKTKITFILISSIMTWNKTKRKFFKKKIEENAEGKIGENAETNDTALKTQASDKINSIDDFQKNSIDKYRYIPEIFSEKDYLKRIPSSDYKELKTIETLILSLNSVKNINTYVVASGILYGNGENVFFPIFKNAWFSKDNQIIDKGDNYIPVIHIKGLCEYIKNVFLYEPKIKYLIAVDQEYVTQKDIIKSVANYISGNNNYLSVSSYDSIFIKDSDKLCINLRFQCTQFWNPNQINITDEEKKDSPEKDENGSDKNESDENDNSQVSSEENNDDEQDEQDENSEHGESSDHSEGGEHDEHDEGEKHEEGESCVKFHCQDGFTKNISILSTEFCEYRNLKSLKIIILGPPGVGKTFIAKKICEHYNLKMCSIQILLDECKKNNYNFPEYYKNSLNNIEKVDKLNLNDLSFIFYKKLKSNECKFRGYVLDSFPRNYDEAKIFFENYSASNLVTSSDGLTFSQNESMKKSHKKNKIKNEKQRSNDGLEGDEASGEETESEMDDESKEDEQSNSSSKKRSTQSGTSQNEDESENENESENEDESENDDETNESPKKNKKSDAKNDKEENKECLYNDGKNIQPNNNPILPEFVIILKSNEDLCKSRMMNLPKEEIIKGHNDEKGFERRYNKYVEENCRNDYLEFDKKNTIEDYFIENEIEVLNININEKSILDDILTNIYIYIEKNKKFYNFLPSTDEILKNKLHEQEIKLLNEKENLQKSEDNIANEELNKNDELIKAEKKRQQLLMEYQQQYIHNQSLPLRFYLIKNILPILTDALIYICKTKPKNPCLHIAEYLLENAHKYNVDENTLPLIPPKKNEEQEDSSNDNPKETNIQ, encoded by the coding sequence atgaaaatttttatcaataatataaatacatacaGTGGAAGCTGTTTATGTAAGACACTAGAcaatatacaaaatgaaaaatgtgaAATATATGGTACACTGATAAGTCAAAATGAATCGAATGAGGAAGATATGTGCatgtataattatgataatgtaaaaaaaatagtgtCAAAGACTAATAAAGATAGATtactaaaatatatagtcATGTccaatttatgtatatttgaTATGCACAATACATGTATAGATGAAatagaatatattataagaaaattaagaaatgaagaaataaaaactaAAATTACTTTTATTCTCATTTCGTCTATTATGACTTggaataaaacaaaaagaaaatttttcaaaaaaaaaatcgaagaAAATGCTGAGGGAAAAATTGGAGAAAATGCTGAAACAAACGACACTGCTTTAAAAACACAAGCAAGtgacaaaataaattccaTCGAtgattttcaaaaaaatagcatagacaaatatagatatatcCCTGAAATTTTTAGCGAAAaggattatttaaaaagaataCCATCATCTGATtataaagaattaaaaacaattgAAACtctaattttatcattaaattctgttaaaaatataaatacatatgttGTTGCTTCAGGAATATTATATGGTAATGGagaaaatgttttttttccaatttttaaaaatgcatGGTTTAGTAAAGATAATCAAATAATTGACAAGGGAGATAATTATATTCCtgttattcatataaaaggattatgtgaatatattaaaaatgtttttttatatgaacctaaaataaaatatcttATAGCAGTTGATCAAGAATATGTTACACAAaaagatattataaaatctgttgctaattatatttctggtaataataattatttatctGTATCATCTTATgattctatttttattaaggACTCCGATAAGTTATGTATTAACTTGAGATTTCAGTGCACCCAGTTTTGGAACCCCAACCAGATAAATATCACTGACgaggaaaaaaaagacagtCCCGAAAAGGATGAAAATGGAAGTGACAAGAATGAAAGTGATGAAAATGACAACAGCCAAGTTAGCAGTGAAGAGAACAACGATGATGAACAAGATGAACAAGATGAAAATAGCGAGCACGGCGAAAGTAGTGACCATAGCGAAGGTGGTGAGCATGACGAACATGATGAAGGTGAGAAGCACGAGGAAGGAGAGTCATGTGTTAAGTTTCACTGCCAAGATGGattcacaaaaaatatttcaattttatcaaCAGAGTTTTGCGAATATAGAAATCTTaaatcattaaaaataataattttaggTCCACCAGGGGTAGGTAAAACATTTATtgctaaaaaaatttgcgaacattataatttaaaaatgtgttctattcaaatattattagatgaatgcaaaaaaaataattataattttccagaatactataaaaatagtttaaaCAATATTGAAAAGGTGGATAAACTAAACCTAAATGACCTatcattcatattttacaaaaaattaaaaagtaatGAATGCAAATTCAGAGGGTATGTCTTAGATTCATTTCCTAGAAATTATGATGaagcaaaaatattttttgaaaattattcCGCTTCAAATCTAGTGACCAGTTCAGATGGGCTTACTTTTTCACAAAATGAATCAATGAAAAAAAgccacaaaaaaaataaaataaaaaatgaaaaacaaaGAAGTAATGATGGATTGGAAGGTGATGAAGCGAGTGGGGAAGAAACAGAGAGTGAGATGGATGACGAAAGCAAAGAAGATGAACAGAGTAACTCTAGTAGTAAAAAAAGATCAACACAATCAGGTACATCACAAAATGAAGATGAGtcagaaaatgaaaacgaATCAGAGAATGAAGACGAATCAGAGAATGACGATGAAACAAATGAAAGCccaaaaaagaataaaaaaagtgatgccaaaaatgataaggaagaaaataaagaatgcttatataatgatgggaaaaatatacaacCAAATAATAACCCTATATTACCTGAATTTgtcataattttaaaatcaaATGAAGATCTTTGTAAAAGTCGAATGATGAATTTACCAAAGGAAGAAATTATCAAAGGACataatgatgaaaaggGTTTTGAAAGacgatataataaatatgtagaaGAAAATTGTAGAAATGATTATTTAGagtttgataaaaaaaatacaattgaagattattttatagaaaatgaaatagaagttttaaatataaatataaatgaaaaatcaaTTCTTgatgatatattaacaaatatatacatatatattgaaaaaaacaaaaagttttataattttttaccaTCTACTGatgaaattttaaaaaataaattacatgaacaagaaataaaattattaaatgaaaaagaaaatttacaaaaaagtGAAGATAATATTGCTAAtgaagaattaaataaaaacgatgaattaataaaagctgaaaaaaaaagacaacAATTACTTATGGAATATCAAcaacaatatatacataaccAATCATTACCTTTAcgattttatttaattaaaaatattttgccAATTTTAACTGAtgcattaatatatatttgtaaaacaAAACCAAAAAATCCATGCTTACACATAGCAGAATATTTATTGGAAAATGCACATAAATACAATGTCGATGAAAATACTTTACCTTTGATAccaccaaaaaaaaacgaagagCAAGAAGATTCTTCGAATGATAATCCCAAAGAAACAAACATTCAGTAG
- a CDS encoding ubiquitin-conjugating enzyme E2, putative, which yields MGEVIVPRSFRLLDELERGQKGNVSEGVSFGLESADDITLSNWSCTIFGQPGTVFENRIYSLTVFCGDSYPDVPPTVKFDTKIEMNCVDGTGNVMKSHLHILKNWNRNYTIETILIALRQEMLSSANKRLPQPNEGETY from the exons ATGGGAGAg GTAATTGTACCTAGAAGTTTTCGATTACTTGATGAGTTGGAAAGAGGACAGAAAGGGAATGTTAGTGAAGGCGTATCTTTCGGATTAGAAAGTGCAGATGACATAACATTGTCAAACTGGTCATGCACTATATTTGGACAACCAGGAACTGTTTTTGAAAATCGTATTTACTCGCTAACCGTTTTTTGTGGCGATAGCTATCCCGATGTCCCACCGACTGTTAAATTTGACACCAAAATAGAAATGAATTGTGTAGATGGAACAGGAAAT GTCATGAAGAGCCACCTccacattttaaaaaactgGAACCGAAACTACACAATCGAAACAATACTAATTGCATTAAGACAGGAAATGCTTTCGAGCGCTAACAAGCGTTTACCTCAACCAAACGAAGGAGAAACATACTAA